The nucleotide sequence CTTTGGTCCACCACTGAAACCGGCGAAGAAGTGTGGCTCGATGAAGCCGGTGACGATGCGCAGATCGGCCTCGATTGCATGGCGATTGAGCAGGGCGGGTGTGCCATCGCGAGTGGTGCCGACTTGCACGAGTTCCGCTTCGTTCTCGGGTTCATGATTCAGCACGTTCCAGTTTGTCACCACTTCCGGTGTGAGCATTTTTTCCAACTCAGCTTTGGTGTTAGGGCGATGGGTGCCGAGTTGGTTGAGGAGCGTGATGTTCTTACGTGGATGATCTTTTAGGAAATCAAGCAGCCACGGAATGATGCGATCATTAGGCGTGGCGCGGGTGATGTCGGTGAAGAGGATACAAATCTTGTCGCTGGGCTTGATGCGCTGGAGCAGGGGAGCTGAGGCGATTGGATTCTGCAATGCAGCCAAGATGGCGGCGCGTTCATCCGCCAAGCCGGGGATGTGAGCTGGCTCGATGATGGTGGTGCGGTCATCGGGGAGGTCGATCTCCAGATGGCTTTGGCCGTAGGCGAGCGGGATTTTCATGCTGTAGTTCCAGTGTGTCATGACTTGGGGCAAAATTCAGCAGCAAAGTAGGGAGTTGACCGGCTTGCTCTTGCGGCGGGGTTATGTTTTGATTTCCGTTATGAAACGTCGCTTGCTCCGCATCTCGCTTTCGTTCGCGCTCACCGCAGTTTTGGGTTTTGCCTTCATCGGTTGCACTACGGTGCCGGAAACTGGACGGCGCCAGTTCAACTTCATGAACTCGCAAGAGGAGATGAAGCTGGGCTTCACGGAGTTTGAGAAGATGAAGACGGAGACGCCAATCAGCAAAGATCCTAAGATCAACGAGATGGTCACGCGCGTGGGCAAACGCATCGCAGCGGTCGCGAATCTGCCAGACGCGCAATGGGAGTTCGTGGTGTTCGACAGCCCGGAGGCCAACGCCTTCTGTCTACCGGGCGGCAAGGTGGGGGTTTACACGGGCATTTTGCCGATCACGAAAGATGAGGGCGGTCTGGCCACAGTGATCGGTCATGAGGTGGCGCACGCGGTGGCGCGTCACGGTGGGGAACGCATCAGCCGGGCGATGGCCACGCAGATGGTTGGTCAGGCAGTCGGCACGGCGACAGCGGAGAGCAAGTATTCTCAGGCCATCCAGGTGGCTTATGGACTTGGTTCGCAGGTGGCGGTGGAGTTGCCGCACAGCCGTTCGCAGGAGTCGGAGGCGGATCGCATCGGGCTGATCTACATGGCGCGCGCGGGTTATGATCCGGAAGCGGCGGTGGCTTTCTGGCAGCGCTTTGGCGAATACAATGCCAAGGCAGGTTCTTCCACGCCGAAGTTCCTCCGCACTCATCCTACCGATGAGACGCGCGTGAAGCAGCTCAAGGAATGGATGCCTGAAGCGAAGGCGCAGTACAAGAAGCAGTAAGCCGATTCATCGCATGGACCGCCAAGCCGCGACTGAGCAGATCCGTTCGGTGTGCAATACGATTGCGCGCGAACTGATGAAGGTGCATCCCGCCGTGCCTGCCTTGAAGGATGAGGAGACGCAGAAGGTTCTCTACGAGACACTCTACGAACTGACGAAGAACGTGGAGACGATCAAGAAGAAGCTGAACAAGTTGCAGGCGTCAGACGATACCAAGGTTCTCTGATCGCATAGCTTCCATTCTCATTGTGTGAAAGCGGATGGAGTTCTAATCTGCCCGCATCGCATGAAAACTTCCTTCCTTCTACTCTTGCTGGCCGTGTCTCTTTGCGGTGGTTTCAATGGCAAGGCGGCAGAGGGTGATAAAGCCGTCGCCATGCTCACCGAGGCTGAGAAGAAGATCCGGGCCGGTGATGTGAAAGGCGGAATGGAACTGGCAGATCAGGCGGTAAAGCTGGATCCTAAAAATCTTGATTCGTTATATGTGCGAGGGCGTTTGGCAGAGTGGACTAAGCAGTATGATAGGGCGCTGACCGACTATTCTGAGCTTATCAAACAGGGTAAACGGACAACTGAACTTTATCAAAAACGTGGGGAGATCAATTTGCGTCTCGGCAATTTCAAGGAATCGGTGGCGGACTTTGACGAGTATCTCAAACGTGTTCCGTCGCAAGTTCCACAGCATTGGCAGCGTGGCATCTCGCATTATTACGCAGGCATGTATGCGGAGGGGGCGAAGCAGTTTGAGGATCATCGCACGGTGAATCCGAACGACGTTGAGAACTCGGTGTTCCACTACATCTGTCTGGTGAAGGCGAAAGACAAGGCGACGGCGTTGAAGGAGTTCATTCCCACAGCAGGGGATGGTCGCGTGCCCATGATGCAGATCCATGCGCTGTATTCAGGAAAGGGCACGGTGGAAGAGGTTTTGAAGTCTTGTCAGGTGGGGAATCCCGGGCCGATAGAGTTAAAAGGACGGTTTTTCTACGCTCATTTGTATATCGGTCTCTGGTATGAGTCGGAGGGCAAGGCGAAGGAAGCGCGTGAGCATATCTTCAAAGCCGCTGGCGAATATGGTGTGGAGGGTTACATGGGGGACGTGGCAAGGGCGCATGCGGCGGTGTTCAAGAAACAGGACGGCCTTAAAAAGCCGTAAGCTCCAAATCCCAAGTTTAAAGCTCAAAAGAAGCTCCAAAGCTCAAGTTTCAATGCGGTGATGAGAAGCGGCTTCTGGTTTGATTTAAGTTTCTCCGCTGTTTGCCCCTCATTTTGAGCTTTGAGCTTTGAACTTTGAGCTTCATCCCCCTAACTTCCCCTTCGTCACATGAAGACCTCAGACATCCGCTGCACCAGTGCCACGCTGTACTATCTCCCGGTTTACACCCGTGTACCTTTGAAGTTCGGCACCGAAACGGTCACATACGTTACCTGTGCCCGCGTCAAAGCGACCGTGCAAGATCGCTCAGGCAAAACAGCGGAAGGCTGGGGCGAGACGCCGTTGAGCGTGACGTGGGTGTGGCCTAGTACGCTGCCATATGAGACGCGGCATGTGGCGTTGAAGAAGTTCACGGAATTGCTTGGCAAAGAATTGGTGAAGTATGCGGAGCCGGGACATCCCATTGAACTGAGCAATGATTTTCAGGAACATGTGCTGCCGCGCTTGTTGCAGGAGTTCAATGCCACGCGGGCGAGTGAAGAACCGATGCCTTGGCTGGCGGCGCTCGTGTGCTTCTCGCTGTATGATATCGCGCTGCACGATGCTTATGGCAATCTGCTCGGCCTGCCGGTGTATGAGACGTATGGCCCCGCGCACATGAACCGCACGCTGGAGCAATTGCTCACGCCAGCGGTGGATACGAAGGTTTCATTCAAGGGATTGTATCCCCAAGATTTCTTCGCGAAGCAGCGTCCGGATAAATTGCCAGCGTGGCATCTGGTGGGTGGATTGGATCTGCTCACGGATGCGGATCGCAAAGGCACGGAGCCGAACGATGGTTATCCGGTCGTCTTGACGGAATGGATCAAGCGTGATGGCCTGAAATGCCTGAAGATCAAGCTCAAGGGCAATGATGCCGCGTGGGATTACGCGCGCACGGTGGCCATCGGCAAGATCGCGGTGGAACTGGGCGTGGACTGGCTCACGGCCGACTTCAACTGCACCGTCCTCGATCCCAAGTACGTGAACGACATCCTCGACCGTCTGCGCGATGAGCACCCGCGTTATTACGGCATGATCCTTTATGTGGAGCAGCCGTTCCCGTATGAGCTGGAGAAAGATCGTATCGACACGCACAGCCTTTCCGCCCGCAAGCCGCTCTTCCTCGATGAGAGCGCACATGACTGGAAGCATGTGAAACTCGGTCGTGAACTCGGCTGGACGGGTGTCGCGCTCAAGACGTGCAAGACGCAGAGCGGAGCCATCCTCAGTGCGTGTTGGGCCAAGGCGCATGGCATGACATTGATGGTGCAGGACTTGACGAATCCCATGCTTGCGCAAATCCCCCATGTGCAACTCGCGGCCTTCGTGGGCACCATCATGGGCGTGGAGACGAATGCGATGCAGTTTTATCCGGAGGCGTCCTCTATCGAAGCGAAGGTGCATCCGGGCATCTATCAGCGGCGCAATGGTGGAGTGGATCTGTCCACGATCAAGGGGAGTGGGTTTGGGTATCGGTTGAGTGAGATTCAGCGGGAGTTGCCTGCGCCTGCGGTGACGTTTTGATTTAGCTGCCGAGGTGAGGAGGCAGAGCTAACCAAATCAATCAGCTTTCTTGTGCGCAAACGGGGCGAGGCGTCAAGCCGCCTCGGGCGGAAAGCGGAGTCAAGCCTCCGCACTCCAAATGAGTCAGAGGCTCCTCATCCCGCGTGCGGGACTGCTACGCTTGAGGAATTTTCTTCAGCGTCCCCGCCTTCACCAGCCAGCGCTGGATATCCCGCCCCAGTTCCTGCGGCCAGTTCTCTTCGGTGCAGGTCATGAAGACCTGGCCGCGGGCGTGATTGGTGCGTTCCAGCAAGGGCAGGAACCCGCTGCGGCGGGTGATGTCGAGTTCGCCCATCACATCATCGATGAGCAGGATTGGGGGCGTGCCGTGGATGCCGGTGAGGTATTCGGCTTGCGCCATTTTCAGCGCGATGGAGAGGGAGCGCTTCTGGCCTTCACTGCCGAATTGCGCGGCGGATTTGTCGTTCAACGTGAGATTCAGTTCATCGCGGTGCGGGCCGATCATGGTGGTGCGATAAGTCTTTTCGCGGCCGCGTGATTGCGCGAGTTCGATGGCGAAATCTTTTTTCACGCTCGGTTGATATTCGAGCTTCAGATCTTCCGCATCGTTCGAGATGCGACGATAGGCCAACCGTGCGAGAGCCGAGAGACGCGGGGCCAGTTCTTTGCGCTGGGCGATGAGGCGATTGCCCAGTGCGATGAGTTCCGTGGAGAAGCTTTCCAGCGCCGCTTCGTCTTGCTTGTGCGATTTCAACAGGGCGTTACGCGAGCGCAACGCTTTCGTGTAACGCTGGAGCATGGTGAGGTAGCCGCTCTGGGTCTGCGCGAGGAGGAGATCGAGGAAGCGGCGGCGGATGCGGGCGGTGCCTTTCACGAGTTGCAGATCCTCGGTGCAGAACACCACGGTGCTCACGGTGCCGTAATAATCCGCGAGCTTCTTCACGGCCTGGCCATCGAGGC is from Verrucomicrobiia bacterium and encodes:
- a CDS encoding M48 family metallopeptidase: MKRRLLRISLSFALTAVLGFAFIGCTTVPETGRRQFNFMNSQEEMKLGFTEFEKMKTETPISKDPKINEMVTRVGKRIAAVANLPDAQWEFVVFDSPEANAFCLPGGKVGVYTGILPITKDEGGLATVIGHEVAHAVARHGGERISRAMATQMVGQAVGTATAESKYSQAIQVAYGLGSQVAVELPHSRSQESEADRIGLIYMARAGYDPEAAVAFWQRFGEYNAKAGSSTPKFLRTHPTDETRVKQLKEWMPEAKAQYKKQ
- a CDS encoding tetratricopeptide repeat protein: MKTSFLLLLLAVSLCGGFNGKAAEGDKAVAMLTEAEKKIRAGDVKGGMELADQAVKLDPKNLDSLYVRGRLAEWTKQYDRALTDYSELIKQGKRTTELYQKRGEINLRLGNFKESVADFDEYLKRVPSQVPQHWQRGISHYYAGMYAEGAKQFEDHRTVNPNDVENSVFHYICLVKAKDKATALKEFIPTAGDGRVPMMQIHALYSGKGTVEEVLKSCQVGNPGPIELKGRFFYAHLYIGLWYESEGKAKEAREHIFKAAGEYGVEGYMGDVARAHAAVFKKQDGLKKP
- a CDS encoding mandelate racemase/muconate lactonizing enzyme family protein produces the protein MKTSDIRCTSATLYYLPVYTRVPLKFGTETVTYVTCARVKATVQDRSGKTAEGWGETPLSVTWVWPSTLPYETRHVALKKFTELLGKELVKYAEPGHPIELSNDFQEHVLPRLLQEFNATRASEEPMPWLAALVCFSLYDIALHDAYGNLLGLPVYETYGPAHMNRTLEQLLTPAVDTKVSFKGLYPQDFFAKQRPDKLPAWHLVGGLDLLTDADRKGTEPNDGYPVVLTEWIKRDGLKCLKIKLKGNDAAWDYARTVAIGKIAVELGVDWLTADFNCTVLDPKYVNDILDRLRDEHPRYYGMILYVEQPFPYELEKDRIDTHSLSARKPLFLDESAHDWKHVKLGRELGWTGVALKTCKTQSGAILSACWAKAHGMTLMVQDLTNPMLAQIPHVQLAAFVGTIMGVETNAMQFYPEASSIEAKVHPGIYQRRNGGVDLSTIKGSGFGYRLSEIQRELPAPAVTF
- the recF gene encoding DNA replication/repair protein RecF, with the protein product MQLAHLRLRDFRNYARLDVDFGPGFHLLLGGNAQGKTSILEAIYLLSTLRSFRGVGGAQMVRHGQTGWFVGGKVVSQAEHELKMYWSLKEKKLSLDGQAVKKLADYYGTVSTVVFCTEDLQLVKGTARIRRRFLDLLLAQTQSGYLTMLQRYTKALRSRNALLKSHKQDEAALESFSTELIALGNRLIAQRKELAPRLSALARLAYRRISNDAEDLKLEYQPSVKKDFAIELAQSRGREKTYRTTMIGPHRDELNLTLNDKSAAQFGSEGQKRSLSIALKMAQAEYLTGIHGTPPILLIDDVMGELDITRRSGFLPLLERTNHARGQVFMTCTEENWPQELGRDIQRWLVKAGTLKKIPQA